The following proteins are co-located in the Castor canadensis chromosome 5, mCasCan1.hap1v2, whole genome shotgun sequence genome:
- the LOC109676261 gene encoding keratin-associated protein 26-1: MSCHNYCSGNYSSGSFSNSCHLPLTPSIALCSTNMSYGNVLCLPSSCQDGTWVTDNCQETCGEPTSCQPANREPNNMETSCYSSTAYYVPRFCQGTSFIPASSFISSSCLPTSYRPLSYVSSSCRPQSPIINSSHPISFVSCGYRPLTCFPNNCRPLSLLTNGCRPLGCVPYGPQTVHVVSSSLRPLQPLSSSCQPVTPVCITRRPSCSAQGSQ; this comes from the coding sequence ATGTCTTGCCACAACTACTGCTCTGGAAACTACAGCTCAGGATCTTTCAGCAATTCTTGCCATCTTCCTCTCACCCCTTCCATTGCCCTCTGCTCTACAAATATGAGCTATGGCAATGTCCTCTGCTTGCCCAGTAGCTGTCAAGATGGTACCTGGGTCACAGACAACTGCCAAGAGACTTGCGGAGAACCAACTAGCTGTCAACCAGCTAACCGGGAGCCCAACAACATGGAAACATCTTGCTACTCTTCCACTGCTTACTATGTTCCCAGATTCTGCCAAGGAACGAGCTTtattcctgcttcttccttcaTCTCCAGCTCCTGCCTCCCAACATCCTACAGACCACTGAGCTATGTGTCCAGCAGCTGCCGTCCACAGAGTCCCATCATCAATAGTAGCCATCCCATAAGCTTCGTGTCCTGTGGCTATCGCCCCCTCACCTGTTTTCCCAACAACTGCAGACCCTTGAGCCTTCTCACTAATGGATGCCGCCCCTTGGGTTGTGTGCCCTATGGTCCTCAAACCGTTCATGTTGTGTCTAGCAGCCTCAGACCTCTGCAGCCTCTCTCCAGCAGTTGCCAACCCGTGACCCCTGTGTGTATCACCCGTCGTCCATCTTGCTCTGCACAAGGAAGCCAATAG